The following are from one region of the Salmo salar chromosome ssa27, Ssal_v3.1, whole genome shotgun sequence genome:
- the LOC123730965 gene encoding mucin-5AC-like — translation MKTQKLTATFFTMVFLCWNIHGVPTTTAVNTTEAPTTTAAPTTTAAPTTTTVAPITITAAPTTTTVAPMTITVAPTTTVALTTTTTAAPTSTTTTEAPTITTTAAPATTTTTEAATTTTTSAPTTTTTTTTTTPTTTTTTPTTTTTTPTTTTTAVSHTTTSVAPMTTTTAAPTSTTTAALTTTTYAVPTTTTTEAPTTTTTTAPNTISVAPTSTTTAAPTTTTTNAAPTTTTTAAPTTTLDPTTITTEAPTTTTTNAALTTTATDTPTTTLDTTTTTTAAPTTTTVAPTTTTTVAPSTTVAPTTTTTPPTSTTTTEAPTITTTAAPATTTTTEAATTTTTSVPTTTTTTPTTTPTTTTTTPTTTTTTPTMTTTTVAPTTSSVAPLTTTTAAPTSTTTAALTTTTSAAPTSTTTNAVPTTTTTEAPTTTTTAAPTTISVAPTSTTTAGSTTTTTNAAPTTTTTAALTTTLDPTTITTEAPTTTITNTAPTTTATDTPTKTLDTTTTTTAAPTTTTVAPTTTTTVAPSTTVAPTTTTTPPTSTTTTEAPTITTTAAPATTTTTEAATTTT, via the exons ATGAAGACACAGAAACTGACAGCTACATTTTTTACCATGG TGTTTTTATGCTGGAATATCCATGGAGTTCCGACCACAACTGCAGTTAAcacaactgaagctcctacgacaactgcagctcctacgacaactgcagctcctacgacaacaactgtagctcctataacaataactgcagctcctactacaacaactgtagctcctatgacaataactgtagctcctactacaactgtagctcttacaaccactacaactgcagcacctacttcaacaactacaactgaagctcctacgataaccacaactgcagcacctgctacgacaactacaactgaagctgctacgacaaccacaacttcaGCGCCTACAACGACAACTACAACGACAACTAcaacacctactacgacaactacaacaccaactacgacaaccacaacacctactacgacaaccacagCTGTATCTCATACGACAACATCTGTAGCTCCTATGACgactacaactgcagcacctacttCAACAACCACTGCAGCTCTTACAACCACTACATATGCAGTTCCTACAACAACgacaactgaagctcctacgacaaccacaaccacagctcCAAATACAATATCTGTAGCTCCTACGTCCACTACAACAGCAgcacctactacaacaactacaaatgcagctcctacgacaaccacaactgcagctcctactacaactttAGATCCCACGACCATTACAACAGAAGCACCCACTACGACCACTACAAACGCAGCTCTTACGACAACCGCAACTGATACTCCTACTACAACTTTAGatactacgaccactacaacagcagcacctacaacgacaactgtagctcctacgacaaccacaactgtagctccaagtacaactgtagctcctaccaccacaactacaccacctacttcaacaactacaactgaagctcctacgataaccacaactgcagcacctgctacgacaactacaactgaagctgctacgacaaccacaacttcagtgcctactacgacaactacaacacctactacaacacctactacgacaactacaacacctactacgacaactacaacacctactatgacaaccacaactgtagctcctacgacaTCATCTGTAGCTCCTttgaccactacaactgcagcacctacttCAACAACCACTGCAGCTCTTACAACCACTACATCAGCAGCACCTACTTCGACAACTACAAATGCAGTTCCTACAACAACgacaactgaagctcctacgacaaccacaactgcagctccaaCTACAATATCTGTAGCTCCTACGTCCACTACAACAGCAGgatctactacaacaactacaaatgcagctcctacgacaaccacaactgcagctcttACTACAACTTTAGATCCCACGACCATTACAACAGAAGCACCCACGACGACCATTACAAAcacagctcctacgacaaccgcaACTGATACTCCTACTAAAACTTTAGatactacgaccactacaacagcagcacctacaacgacaactgtagctcctacgacaaccacaactgtagctccaagtacaactgtagctcctaccaccacaactacaccacctacttcaacaactacaactgaagctcctacgataaccacaactgcagcacctgctacgacaactacaactgaagctgctacgacaaccaca